In a single window of the Arthrobacter sp. StoSoilA2 genome:
- a CDS encoding DedA family protein, protein MQAINDFILAAAGQPWVLFLVLACCLIDGFFPPIPSESVVVGLSAVSGGGGSPNVWLLGVVAAIGAFSGDNIAYLIGHRIGIQRWRWMRTQRMQGAFRWAGKELRRRSASLIMVARFIPIGRVAVNLTAGATHFNHRRFIGLTAMSAILWASYSVVLGYFFGVWFEHNHLLGAAIAIVVAVILGIVIDRIISKVRGSVPLDRKNIAEGTNVAGEEAPPPPTV, encoded by the coding sequence GTGCAGGCCATCAACGATTTCATCCTCGCCGCGGCCGGGCAGCCGTGGGTGTTGTTCCTTGTGTTGGCCTGCTGCCTGATCGACGGTTTCTTCCCACCGATTCCCAGCGAGTCCGTGGTGGTCGGCTTGAGTGCGGTCTCCGGCGGCGGAGGCTCACCCAACGTGTGGCTGCTCGGTGTGGTGGCAGCAATTGGCGCTTTCTCAGGCGACAATATTGCCTACTTGATCGGCCACCGCATCGGGATCCAGCGTTGGCGCTGGATGCGTACCCAGCGCATGCAGGGCGCCTTCCGCTGGGCCGGCAAGGAACTTCGACGGCGGTCGGCCTCACTCATCATGGTGGCGCGCTTCATTCCGATCGGACGGGTGGCGGTCAACCTGACGGCCGGTGCCACGCATTTCAACCACCGCCGCTTTATTGGGCTCACCGCAATGTCGGCCATCCTGTGGGCCAGCTATTCCGTGGTCCTGGGGTACTTCTTCGGGGTCTGGTTCGAGCACAACCATCTATTGGGTGCCGCGATTGCGATTGTGGTGGCGGTGATCCTGGGAATCGTCATCGACCGCATCATCAGCAAGGTCCGGGGATCGGTTCCGCTGGACCGCAAGAACATCGCCGAAGGCACGAATGTCGCTGGGGAAGAAGCGCCGCCTCCACCCACGGTATGA